Below is a window of Sus scrofa isolate TJ Tabasco breed Duroc chromosome 3, Sscrofa11.1, whole genome shotgun sequence DNA.
GGGAGCCTGGAGGCCGAAGTCCTGCATGGGGGGTGAGTGCGGGAGCAgggcccccctccccaggagccAGCAGAGCACAGAGGGGCGCAGACTGGGAGAGGTTAGGTCACACCCACTGGAGGCGGCTGAGCGGCCGGCCTGGGGGCCCTCGGAGGGGGGATGTAGGCCTCTTGTTCTGCCTCCAGAGGACCTGACCTCTGGTTTGGGCAGGTCATGTCTGCAGAGGTCCCGGGAGGATGGAGTATTCATTCTGATTCCACACCCTGTGAGGAGCAGCCTGGGTGTGGCAGTCGGTGCTTCAGTTAGGTCcgtgcgtgtgtgcgcgtgcacggGTGTCCCATGCTCCTGTGTCTGCAGGTGCGTGCGtgcttgtgcatgtgtgtacacgtgtgtgtgcCTGCACATGTACGTGCACAGTGCCCCCTAAAGAGCCATCTGCTTGCTCTCACTCTCAGGGTACCGGCCCTGCCTCTGAGAGCCGCcggctccctccttccccagctgcTGGCGAGCGGGAGCGCCCGCCAGGACCCCGCCAGGACCCCGCACCGGCCGGGGTCTGGGGGaaggtgggtgtgggtgtggggccGCCTCTCACCCGCGCTCCCCTGCAGCCAGATCTACTGCATCGAGAATGCGCACGGCCAGCTGGTACGGGACCTGGACTTCAACCCCAACAAGCAGTACTGCCTGGCCAGCTGCGGGGACGACTGCAGGGTGAAGTTCTGGGACACCCGCAAGGTCACGGAGCCCGTGAGGACCCTGGAGGAGCACTCGCACTGGTGCGCTCGCCGCCGCTTGGGGGAGGCTCAGGCAATGCGTCTCGCTAATTGCTTTACCGTCAAACCTGCTCAGTTTGTGCTGCTGCGAATCAGTCAATCAGCCCAGTTCTATTTTTCCAAAGGAACGCTGATTCCATATCTGAATGTTTATGATCTGTAAacataggaaaagaagaaaaacagtagATTCTGTTTCCTCTGGAAACAGCGCTGGTTCCCTGCACAGACGCTCACGTGGCACTGTCTGcggtgcagggctggggaccgCCCGGTGCCCAACGTAGGGGACGGTTAGGTCAGCCCCGTGCCAGCCGGGCGGGGGCGCTGTGCCGCTGTCCGTGGGAAGGAGGCGTGGCTGTGCGTGTGGACTGGCCGAGCCCGAGACCGGCCGTTCTCCCTGGAGCGTGTGTTCACGTAGATGCTGCACACTGGGCCCTCCTGGCCAGAAAGTGAAAGAGGACGGGTGTAGAAAAGTGTGCCTAGTGTGacgagtgtgcatgtgtgtgcttgtGCATGTGCGCACGCACGCTTGTGGGTGCTCGCATGCATTTAGAAGCTGTATGCTGGCGTGCACTTGGGGCAGTTTGGGAAGTGGCTGAAGTGGCTGCGGTCAGAAGCGAAGCCCAAGCCCGGCGGGCTGTCTGGCGCTCCGCTGCTCCCTGGGCCCACAGGGCCTGCCAGGCAGGCGGCCCAGCTCCCGCAGCTGCTGGGCCTTGTGACCCGACTCGGAGAGCGGCCCTGGGTGGGCTCAGGCCCCGGGTTGTGTCTAGTCTGTCTTTTACTTCGTGGGTGGTTTTGCCTGAGATCACGGGGGGAGGCCTGTGCGGACACGGAGCAGGGAGCCTCCTCCCCGGGCTGCGTGCTGGCATCTGGCTGGGACGTAGAAAGGCTCGGAGCCTGGCCACGGGCCCGCCCCTGCGGGAAATGCCCGGGCCGGGTCGGGTTGGGTCGGGTTGGGTCGGGAGGGTCGGCGGTGCCAGCGCCCCttgccgcccccgcccctccctcccagggtgTGGAACGTGCGCTACAACCACTCGCACGACCAGCTCGTCCTCACGGCCAGCAGCGACAGCAGGGTCATCCTGTCCAACATGGCGTCCATCTCCTCCGAGCCCTTCGGCCACCTGGTGGACGACGACGACCTGAGCGACCAGGAGGAGCGCCGTCCAGAGGAGAAGTAAGCGGGAGCGCGCCGAGCCGCGGGCGCCACGTCTGTGGGTCGGCCACGGCCCCGGGGTGGCTCTGACGCGCCTTCCGTCCACGTTCTTGTCCAGTGGCCACACGGGAAGGGCCACACGAGGCTGCGTGGCCCTCGGTTCTGAGAAGGAAGCTGTGTCCACCCCGTGACACCTGTGGGGGCTCTGGGGGCGTCCCTCCTCGCTGTCCTGGGTCGGGTCGAGGACTGGTCGAGACCGGTCCCCTCACTGCCCCAGGACACCAGGCCATGTGCCGTGACCTTGCGGTCTGGCCTCAGGGCATGCCATCCCGGCTGTGCCCTTCCCCACACGCCGTCTTCCAGTGCCAGGTGCATCTGCTCAGGGCCCTCTGCACGTTGGGGTTGCACCCGCGAGACACGTGGGTCCTGGGGTTCGGGACCCATGCAGAGCCCTCCTGGTGACGCAGAACCGGGCGCCGGGACCAGGCAGGGGGCCTGTGTTGCTCATGAGCACATGGCTTTTGAAAGGAGACACGCCTGCAGTGAGAAGACCGGGCCCCTGCCCGCCGCGCCGGGCGCCCCCTCGCTCACATGTGTCTCCGTGCCTCGCAGGAGCCAGGAGCCCCCGCAGGACAGCGTCATCGCCACCTATGAGGAGCACGAGGACAGCGTGTACGCCGTGGAGTGGGCCGCGGCCGACCCCTGGCTGTTCGCCTCCCTGAGCTACGACGGGAGGCTCGTCGTCAACAGGGTGCCCAGGGCGCTGAAGTACCGCATCCTGCTCTGACCGTGGGCAGCCCGGCCGGGAGTCACGGCGGGGCCTCTGCCAGCCGACCCGACAGCTCGGGCCCGGCGGCCTGGGCCCTGGCCCCGCGGCTGCCTGCCTGTCCCCTCTCCTTCAAGGATGTCGGGCGTGTCACTCTAATTGTTGCAGCTGTAGCGACTCGTCTGTgtcttgaaattaaaaatgaaacaaaaggagCAGGCCGCTGCTCGGCTCCGGCTCGGTCTTGGCGGCTCTGTCCCGTCCCGCCTCTGCGTTTCTTCCTTCCGTCCCCGCCCAGGACGCAGGCAGGTCAGCCTCTCATGCTGGGTCCTCGGCCTGACCCGCCCGCGCTGGGCTGATGGTGACCAGGGGTCTCCCGCCGGCCGTGGGCCCCGTCCCCGAGCGCATTCCCCACAGGGTCCTCCGTCACCCCGATGGCGCCCCAGCACCCCGGGGTCACGCGACCCCCTGCCCTCACCCACTGGTGTTCTCTATTGTCGGGTCAGCCCCGCCCAGGTGATCCTAAACTCTGGGCATGGGACTCGAGCGCTTGCGTCCTCCCATGGTCCCAGGGTCTGTTCTGGCCGTGGCCTCACCTGGCCTGGTGTCCCATCTGTGCCCAGAGGGAAGGGCTGTCCCCCATCGGCTTCCAGGCTTGGTCCTTTTGTCACTATGGGCTTCGATCTCAAAATGGACTCGTGGAGTTCCCTATgaggtgcagcgggttaagaatctgactgcagtggctcaggttggcctgggaacttccctgtgccgtgagtgcagccacgagagaaggaaaaaaagactagcTCTAAATGCCAAAGCCAcgtgccccccgccccagtgTCTGTGTGAGGTTTTCTAGCTGCGCGGTGAGCCCAGAGGGCGCATCTGGGGTTGGTTTCTTCTTTTCGGGGGTCAGAGTTAGTGGGAGCAGAGTGGGGACCACGGGTGAGCCGCGAGCAGGCAGGcccgtgggggtggggagggcaggcagggagTTTCAGGCCCTCTGTCCGCTTCCAGGTGAGACCTGCGCGGGCGAGGGTGCAGGACAGCTCGGCGAAAGCCCTCCTTCACTTCGCTGTCACTTGGACGAAATGCCTTCGTTCAGCAGGTGTTTGCTGGGCGCCTCCTGTGTGCTGAGCGCCTGGTGGACTCGCGGCTTCACAGCGCATGCGGCAAAGGCCTGGGCTCACGCGGGGTCTGCCAACCGCAGGAGACCCTGTCGGGCAGAGGGTGTGGATCTGTTCTCTCCGAACACGAGCAGGGTGCCTGGGCGAGTGCAGATCAGCCCCAGGGTGCTGCGGGGAGCTGGGGTGAGGTGCTGAGGAGCGGCCACGTGCCCAGACCCAGGCTTGGTGACGGGTCGCATGGGCAAGCTGCAGGAGGGTGCCCAGCAAGGGGACAGTGTGCGCAGAGGCTCTGGGGCGAGGCGTGCTGGGCGGTGCGTGCCGGCCCCAGCAAGACGTGGGAaggcaggtggggctggagagCTTGGCTGAGGCCTTGTGGGGCCTGTGGTGGACGCCGCTGGGCGAGGCCGGGGCAGCGGCTCGGGCTCACAGTGGGGGTGTCTGCTTCTGCCTGTGCTCTGTTATTCATGTCAGCGGACAGGATGCATCTCAGCACCTGCAGTCACACCACCTGCaccacctccacacacacaccagttcTTGACCACAATGCCCCCTCCGCTgccccctcctggcctcccccCTACCCCGCagactccccctcctccccttacCCCCACGCCCCAGAGCCTGCACCTGTTGCCCGGCCTAGTGTGCCTTTCTGAGGATGCCCTGCAGAGGGCACCACCAGCGTGCCACCTGCCGTGGGCGTCTTCCCGCTGCTGTGGAGCGCCATGCGCTGCCCCCGCTGTGTGTCACTGCTCGTCCCTTTGCTCGTATGTTGTTAGGGTTCCCTTGGGAGGATCCACCACCGGTAGCTTATCTGTGCACCTGCAAAGGCTGCCTGTGTGGTTTCCACTTTGGGGTGATCGTGCCCAGAGCTGCTGTAAGTCTTCGTGTGTAGGCGTTTGTGTAACAGGTTTTGCTTTTCTAGGCAGCAGGGTTGGCAGACACCCCGCACAGCTCTGCCGCCACCTCTTTCtgtcaataaagttttactggcccctggcccctccctcccacccactcaCGTGCTTCGGTGCAGCGGCAGAACCTGCAGGCTTTACCGTGTGACCCTTTACGAGAAGCAGCAGGGTCGGTGCTCGCAGGTGTGGCCGCCGGGTCCCACGCGGGAAACTGCTTTTCCGAGGGGCTGCCGTGGCTTTTGTTCCCACAGGCGGGCGGCAGGCGCTCCGGTTTCTCTGCCGGCGGCTGGGCGTGCGGGGTGTTAACGCGCCCCTCTATGCAGTGACATGGGACAACTTTCAACGTACTGAGCATCAGCCACGCGTcctggttgtttgttttttaagttacatCAATTGTTAATTATCCGTTTAGTCCCGAGACATTTAGAGAGTTCTTTATGTGTCTTGGGTACAAGTCCTGGTCAGCGGTGTGATTGGCGAATATTGCCTCCcaggttttctcttctctttctctcgtCCTAACGATGACGTCCCTGCAGAGCAGAAGTTTGAATTGTGTTGCAGTCCCACGTACCCAGGTTTTTCCTTCATCGATTGAGGTACTGGGGTCGCGTCCGAGGTCGCAGAGATTTTCTCTAGagttttcttctgaaagtttcATAGTTTCACGGTTTACATGCGGAGCCacgatttcttttttcttttttctttttttttgtcttttttgttgttgttgttgttattgttgctatttcttgggccgctcccgcggcatatggaggtttccaggctaggggttgaatcagagctgtagccaccagcctacgccagagccacagcaacgcgggatccgagccgcgtctgcaacctacaccacagctcacggcaacgccggatcgttaacccactgagcaagggcagggatcgaacccacaacctcatggttcctagtcggattcgttaaccactgcgccacgacgggaactcccccacgatttctttttagtttatctCTTAAATGAGGTGTGCGTTTGGGTTGTGGTTTTTCCATGTAGACACCTGAgtattccagcaccatttgttggagACTGTGGCTCCCACCTGGAATGACTTTTGCTCCATCGTCACTTGGCCCTCCTTGTACGGGGCTATTTCTGGACTGTTCTGGTGCCGCCTTGCCGTCTGTCCCCAGGGCGTTCCTGAACAACCATGGGGCTCTTTACAAGCTCCGCCCTTGCTGAGATCTTTGTTCCCCCACCTGCCATCCGGtggtgggaggctggggagaaGGAGCAGGGGCCCCTCCTGGATCACAGCCTCCCATCAGTCGGGGGCAAGCGTCCCGTCCCCTGTGTGAAGCTTCTGCAgacctctgctgctgccactgtcgCTGCTGCCCCTGCAAAACTGCCTGGGAGGTGGGATGTGAGAAAACAAGCTTCTGTCCCGGAAACGACAGGAGAGCGCGGGTCAGAGGTCGCACctgggtgtggctgtgtctggcGAGACCCTCCTCCGTCTTGTCAGGGACCCGAGCTTCCTGGGACATGACTCGATGTGTCCCTTTGGAGAAGCGGGGGCAAAGCAGTGAGAGAGGGCAGGGCACACAGACGTGCTGGTcgtgggggcggggctggcgcTGAGATGCCCAGAGGTGGTTGGTTTCTGGATGGTTCTGCAGGTGGAACGCCCAGTTTACTGATGGATTAGAAGTAGGATGAGGCCAGGAGAACCCGGGAGGTGGGGGCAAGGTTTGTTCTGAGCCACTAGCACAGGTGCCGAGGCAGGAAGGACGGAGATGCCAAGGCAGGAAGGACCGAGACGGGAGCCTGGGGCAGGGTGCCGTGCAGCCGGGTTTGGGCTGTTGAACTGGAGATGCCTGTGAGATGGTCGAGGGGCCACACCAGCCGGAAGCTTGGATGCCTGAGATGAGTGTAGGCAGGCGGGGGGGTCCCCTGTCTGGCTGGGCAGCACCACTGCCTGCTCCCTTGGGACGTCACTGCAAGGTCATTGCTGAAGGTGACTGGTGTCCCTGTGAGGGGCTTGTGCCCCGACTACCTGTCCGGCTGCACGAGGCAGGGACGTCATTAGTAATTAGTGGCCCCGGCTGCCTGCTGGCCCTATGGAGACCCCAGGGCTGTGCTGGAGCCAGAACAACGTGCTCCTGGACCTGACTTTTCCACCAGCCCTTTTTGGTGTGTGCTGCCCTGGGGTCAGCTGCTCTGGGGGGCGTGGGGCCTGGGCCGGGGGGGGGTGGCGCGTCACATGAATGTGTCTGTCCGGAGCCAGTGCAGCACCTGTGAAAAAGCTGTGTCACCTGGAGGCAGAGGAGCTTGCGGTGGGGACAAGGTGATCACCTTTGAGAGGCTCGGCGGGCTGTTGAGGTGCCACCGAGGGGCAGGACAGCTCCCGGGGAGCTCTAGCAGAGCAGGTGTCCCCTCGACCGAAGAAGCAACTTGCAGGCAAAGGTTTGGGCAGCCGCAGCAGCAGGGCTCCTAGGCCAGCAGCCCTGCATCCCCCGCCCATAATCGGGGCCCCTCCCCTTGCCTCTGCAGCCTGAGGGCAGACACAGCACAGAGTGTGATGTGGAATTTCCAGAAAACGGGGGAAGCTAAAAGGACCAAATAAAAggaacgaaaaagaaaaaaggatgacaAGATCAAAGCACATGGACCAGGATGGACGAATGGGCAGCGGGTCAGCCACCTGGCTGTGCACCTGCCAGGGGACCGAGGAGAGCAGGGCCTGGCCGGGCCTCCAGCCTGCGGCCCTGCAGGGCTGCCCGCTCCTTCTCCTTCCATTGCAAGGCCTCTTGCTCCAGGTCCCCTCCAACTGCACCCCAAGTTCACCCTCTGGAGCCCCGGTGATGCACAGAGGTTGTGGTTGACCCTGCATCCAGGTCCCCCCACTCCCCCTAGAACTCAGTCCCATCAGGCTGTGACCCCCTCAGCAACCAGCTGGGCTTGTCccggggctggggttggggggaaggacGCACGTTCCTCCTGGTCGCCTTTGGAACACCCCTCGGGCTCCAAGTCTCTGCTGCCTCTGTGTAGATGGCTCCCCGCCCTGCACCCCACTGTCTGCACGGACTCTCCGAGAGAGGCCCAGGTtgaccccccccgccccaaccccggGCAGCATCCCGAGAGCTCAGCACAGACTCTGGGTCCCTCTGGGGTCTGCTGGGCCCTGCACGGctggctctgcctcctccagcccagcctggccactGGGCCACCGTGCCCTGGCTGCCTTCACTGGCCTGGCTGCAGTTCAGGCCCAGCTCGCACGCTTCCAACCCCCTCAGCCTGCAGGCCTCGCTCTGCACCCTCTGGCCCCGCCTCCTGgaagccccccccgccccccgagagGCTGGCCCCCCAGTCTCTGTCACAGTGGCTGCCCGTCCCACGCTCATGACGGGACTGCGAGAGGGCCAAGAGCATTGCTTTGCACACGTTTGGTGCCGACTGAATACATGCAGACTCTGCGTAGATTCGTGCTGGGTTGCCTGCCAGGCCAGCCttctggcccagggctgggggcttcTCCAGCACACAGGTCAGGTGGGACCCCAGGGGTCAAGGCGAAGCGAAGGCTGGCTGCAGACCTCAGTCCCCGAAACTCATCCAATGAAACTTGTTCCCTGGCGGATGTAGCCTGAGATGGGCCTTGTCCACTCACCTGCAGGATGGCCTCACTCTCTCTGCAGCATCGTCCAGGCAG
It encodes the following:
- the EIPR1 gene encoding protein TSSC1 isoform X4, with protein sequence MPAELEPGGHESPEDAASPAHALELLCHLDHPARGSTACVAWEPAGDGKRVISLADNHLLLWDLQESSSQALLASSASLEGKGQLKFTTGRWSPHHSCTQVATANDTAVRGWDTRTMSQIYCIENAHGQLVRDLDFNPNKQYCLASCGDDCRVKFWDTRKVTEPVRTLEEHSHWVWNVRYNHSHDQLVLTASSDSRVILSNMASISSEPFGHLVDDDDLSDQEERRPEEKSQEPPQDSVIATYEEHEDSVYAVEWAAADPWLFASLSYDGRLVVNRVPRALKYRILL